Proteins from a single region of Lentimicrobium saccharophilum:
- a CDS encoding cysteine hydrolase family protein, which produces MKESNQMQKKALVVIDLQNDITKNYKEIIDNVNRSIDWAVENEIPVVYIKHYNLSAGTRTFKPDTRGSELVPDMKIVSRNIFEKSKGNALTSENFADFIRKNEINEFYITGADAIACVKSTVFNMCRENFKVTVISDGITSYDKRKIDEMLKYYEKNGCKIITMNELLNSE; this is translated from the coding sequence ATGAAAGAAAGCAATCAGATGCAGAAAAAGGCTTTAGTGGTAATTGACCTTCAAAATGACATTACCAAAAACTACAAAGAAATCATTGACAATGTTAACCGGTCAATAGATTGGGCTGTAGAAAATGAAATACCAGTCGTTTACATAAAGCATTATAACTTATCTGCCGGTACAAGGACTTTCAAACCTGATACCCGCGGGTCTGAATTGGTTCCTGATATGAAAATTGTTTCCAGAAATATTTTTGAAAAATCCAAAGGCAACGCGCTGACCAGCGAAAATTTCGCAGACTTTATAAGGAAAAATGAAATAAACGAATTTTATATAACGGGAGCAGACGCCATTGCCTGTGTGAAATCAACCGTATTTAACATGTGCAGGGAAAACTTCAAAGTTACAGTTATATCAGATGGTATTACGAGTTATGATAAAAGGAAAATTGACGAAATGCTGAAATATTACGAAAAAAATGGTTGTAAAATAATTACAATGAATGAGTTGCTGAATTCTGAATAA
- a CDS encoding methyltransferase family protein, with protein sequence MIFLPLLLLLFAYLVFRILVRRVYLERGRLSVISSGLQLVVFAGYFGLGYLFNPPEWIVFWMIGSASSRELFTAGFLIVCIGLVVAFGTMFWFGIGRAFGVHQDGLKKTGPYRLSRNPQVIGGYLLVAGTSLQWPSLYAIGWILIYAVIAHWMIITEEEHLHRLFGEEYQAYCAEVPRYLRVKMRAKGTAPD encoded by the coding sequence ATGATTTTTCTACCCTTACTTCTTTTACTGTTTGCTTATCTGGTGTTTCGTATTCTAGTGCGGCGCGTCTATCTTGAACGGGGTCGGCTAAGCGTCATTTCATCGGGTCTTCAGCTGGTTGTTTTTGCCGGATACTTCGGTTTAGGATATCTGTTCAATCCACCGGAGTGGATAGTTTTCTGGATGATCGGCAGTGCATCATCCCGGGAACTCTTTACGGCCGGCTTCCTGATTGTATGTATTGGCCTCGTGGTGGCATTCGGAACTATGTTCTGGTTTGGCATCGGAAGGGCTTTCGGCGTTCATCAGGATGGATTGAAAAAAACAGGGCCGTATAGGCTGAGCCGGAATCCTCAGGTTATCGGAGGATATTTACTGGTTGCCGGAACCTCGCTTCAATGGCCATCGCTGTATGCAATTGGCTGGATACTGATCTATGCCGTCATTGCCCACTGGATGATCATTACCGAAGAAGAGCATCTGCACCGCTTGTTTGGTGAAGAGTATCAAGCCTATTGCGCTGAGGTGCCACGTTACCTGCGCGTTAAAATGAGGGCTAAAGGCACGGCTCCGGACTGA
- a CDS encoding DUF4386 domain-containing protein translates to MKNNEKRQGVISGVSLIVMAILAGFSFGYAHSSLVVESPELTLKNLFENKPLFLAEISGWSLIFVADLVVAISLYFFFRNTSKQVSLITALIRIAYTLLLGVAIVQLFKIIPVLNSENAVSDALMIAKTSEHLQLFEKIWSVGLIVFGLHLIGLGYLSVKSASVHAFIGYLLYFGGFSYTLLHSARQLNLSDAGVLNSVEGVLALPMALAEMLLAIWLIYNGVRKSSLKNKSGV, encoded by the coding sequence ATGAAAAATAATGAGAAAAGGCAGGGCGTCATTTCGGGCGTTTCGTTGATTGTTATGGCCATACTGGCGGGTTTTTCTTTTGGTTATGCGCATAGTTCGCTCGTAGTTGAATCGCCGGAGTTAACTTTAAAAAATCTTTTTGAGAATAAGCCATTGTTTCTGGCAGAAATATCGGGGTGGAGTCTGATTTTTGTTGCTGATCTGGTTGTGGCGATATCGCTGTACTTCTTTTTCAGAAATACCTCAAAGCAGGTTTCATTGATCACGGCTTTGATAAGAATTGCCTACACATTGTTATTGGGCGTTGCCATCGTGCAGTTGTTTAAAATAATCCCGGTTTTAAATTCGGAAAATGCGGTATCAGATGCACTTATGATTGCAAAAACATCTGAGCATCTGCAACTTTTCGAAAAAATATGGTCTGTTGGTCTCATTGTATTTGGATTGCATCTGATCGGACTGGGATATTTATCGGTTAAGTCAGCATCAGTGCATGCATTTATAGGCTATTTACTGTATTTCGGCGGCTTCAGTTATACCCTGCTGCATAGTGCCCGTCAACTGAATTTATCAGATGCGGGCGTGCTGAATTCGGTTGAGGGAGTTCTTGCTTTGCCGATGGCGCTTGCTGAAATGCTGCTTGCTATCTGGTTGATATACAATGGAGTCCGGAAATCATCACTCAAAAACAAATCCGGGGTATGA
- a CDS encoding serine hydrolase domain-containing protein: protein MKKVVIIIVLTPVVLLILLLAGLAVKYSPVYLYRLITQNVADVYDYQRYHNRTIKAADRTFQFPEARDTAYVEGLFSDRVTASGYKAFDEWAEKSQTTALIFIRRDTVIYEKYFNGFGRDSYFHSQSMAKSFISFLIGAAIDDGIISSVDDAMTKYIPELLQRDTGFGKITIRNLLEMRSGLAYNTGYIPGTYIHAPWHDEAVGYYHPDVRKLLLKRVKPAAEPGGAFQYCNYNTSYLGLIIERATGITVSEYLEEKLWSEIMEYDALFSVDSEKAGFEYMPSRIIARAIDYARFGRLFLNNGKWDGKQIISSGWVEESTREDKSIPREIYPEWFGDGCKKVYYSYHWWGHANCDSTFQFTASGNLGQNIYVIPDKEVIIVHCGNSLEHYGDFDLWHVAEQLQ from the coding sequence ATGAAAAAAGTCGTTATAATCATTGTCCTGACACCCGTAGTTCTTCTGATACTTTTACTTGCAGGGTTAGCGGTGAAATATTCTCCGGTCTACCTCTACCGTCTTATTACCCAGAATGTAGCTGATGTTTACGATTATCAACGTTATCATAACAGAACTATAAAGGCTGCTGATCGTACATTTCAGTTCCCTGAAGCCAGGGACACGGCTTATGTGGAAGGTTTATTCAGCGACAGGGTTACTGCTTCCGGGTATAAAGCCTTTGATGAATGGGCGGAGAAGTCGCAGACCACAGCCCTGATTTTTATCCGGAGGGATACCGTTATATATGAGAAATACTTCAACGGTTTCGGCAGGGACTCCTATTTTCATTCACAGTCAATGGCGAAATCGTTTATTTCCTTTTTAATTGGCGCAGCCATTGATGATGGCATAATTTCAAGCGTTGATGATGCCATGACTAAGTACATTCCGGAACTTTTGCAAAGAGATACGGGATTTGGAAAAATTACAATCAGGAATTTATTGGAAATGCGGTCGGGACTTGCCTACAATACCGGATATATTCCGGGGACTTATATTCATGCGCCCTGGCATGATGAGGCGGTAGGCTATTACCATCCGGATGTCAGGAAGCTTCTGCTTAAAAGGGTTAAACCTGCTGCGGAGCCGGGCGGTGCTTTTCAATACTGCAACTACAATACCAGTTATCTGGGACTGATCATTGAGAGGGCTACCGGCATCACAGTTTCGGAATACCTTGAAGAGAAATTATGGTCAGAAATCATGGAATACGATGCCTTGTTTTCGGTCGACAGTGAAAAGGCGGGATTTGAATATATGCCCAGCCGGATAATAGCAAGAGCAATTGATTATGCAAGATTCGGGCGGCTGTTTCTGAACAATGGCAAATGGGACGGGAAGCAGATCATATCTTCCGGCTGGGTGGAAGAATCAACGCGGGAGGATAAATCAATTCCCCGCGAAATATACCCGGAGTGGTTCGGAGATGGATGTAAAAAGGTTTACTACAGTTATCATTGGTGGGGGCACGCAAATTGCGACTCCACATTCCAGTTTACTGCTTCCGGAAATCTGGGACAGAATATTTATGTAATCCCGGACAAGGAGGTGATCATTGTACATTGTGGAAACTCGCTGGAACATTACGGGGACTTTGATTTATGGCATGTTGCTGAGCAACTGCAGTAA
- a CDS encoding serine hydrolase domain-containing protein: MKTLIILISTVVLVNSCRNNPKEWGGPVLVHPRDQLTVEQLLGDSSLAFIDMSYFAEPDWSVPASTGFSGTILLEDTRINFFKQKAYYPGENLFPKLQLDFITHQGVLIPLRKDRIITRFQSDSYWDVVVGAGKVWHEPEDGEWNRASFPLTLTDRWVGQARNCVAAFVFKPDTISNICLQCSQETADIDDMQLGDINGMLPAGFEPKRYVDSAQIVERHKSSVAGRIPVHPLSEIDEDNMIARHFDRMIHSNAPTSLGAVFMNNKLYLHPPSTRHGLYPYPDEMRHGLYSVTKSLAGALALMYLEERYEEDVFGALITDYVPALATHAGWQGVTFSHTLNMVTGTAGGEDAERLYSTLIVAETAEEAIRNIAGLGDAPEPPGRKFNYASTNLFVLSYAMQKFVEKKEGRNVNYWDLVHDHVLVPIGAEHFTVLHTLEKDEESAMPVLAYGALPTIDEAVKIALLFANYGKHGEKQILHENRVKEVFGQTPWKGYSTDNDYRGTGYRHAFWSKEIKTKTRQGNIMVTFMLGFGENYIVFLSDNTVIFRFLDEHDLDIDELIRDVVTLKSPVP; the protein is encoded by the coding sequence ATGAAAACACTGATAATCTTAATTTCTACAGTAGTACTTGTAAATTCATGCCGTAACAACCCAAAAGAGTGGGGTGGCCCGGTGCTTGTGCATCCACGCGATCAGCTAACGGTTGAGCAGTTGCTCGGAGACAGCAGTCTTGCCTTTATTGATATGAGTTATTTTGCAGAACCAGACTGGTCAGTTCCCGCCAGCACCGGTTTTTCAGGCACCATCCTGCTGGAAGATACCAGGATAAATTTTTTCAAGCAAAAAGCCTATTACCCCGGAGAAAATCTCTTTCCAAAGCTGCAACTGGATTTCATCACACATCAGGGAGTGCTGATCCCACTCCGGAAAGACCGGATCATAACAAGGTTCCAAAGCGATAGTTACTGGGATGTGGTTGTGGGGGCCGGAAAAGTTTGGCATGAGCCGGAAGACGGAGAATGGAACCGCGCTTCATTTCCGCTTACGCTGACAGACAGGTGGGTGGGGCAAGCCAGAAATTGCGTGGCCGCCTTTGTTTTTAAACCTGATACGATAAGCAATATCTGCCTGCAATGCAGTCAGGAAACGGCGGATATAGATGATATGCAGCTGGGCGATATCAACGGCATGCTCCCTGCCGGATTTGAGCCGAAACGATATGTTGATTCAGCGCAGATTGTTGAACGACATAAATCTTCAGTAGCAGGAAGAATTCCGGTTCATCCGCTTTCCGAAATCGATGAAGATAATATGATTGCAAGGCATTTTGACAGAATGATTCACTCGAATGCACCCACCAGCCTGGGGGCTGTATTCATGAACAATAAGCTATACCTGCACCCGCCTTCAACCCGGCACGGACTGTATCCTTATCCTGATGAAATGCGTCATGGTTTGTATTCTGTTACCAAGAGCCTTGCCGGTGCTTTGGCGTTGATGTATCTTGAAGAGCGATATGAAGAAGATGTATTCGGTGCGCTGATTACAGATTATGTGCCGGCATTGGCCACACATGCCGGATGGCAGGGGGTGACATTCTCACACACGTTGAATATGGTTACCGGAACAGCCGGAGGCGAAGATGCTGAACGCTTGTATAGCACCTTAATAGTTGCCGAAACGGCAGAAGAGGCCATCCGTAATATCGCCGGCCTTGGCGACGCTCCCGAACCTCCGGGCCGGAAGTTTAATTACGCATCTACCAATCTTTTTGTGCTGTCATACGCCATGCAAAAGTTTGTTGAAAAAAAAGAAGGCAGGAACGTTAATTACTGGGATCTGGTTCATGACCATGTATTGGTGCCAATCGGAGCGGAACATTTCACGGTTTTGCACACATTGGAAAAAGATGAAGAGTCTGCAATGCCCGTGCTGGCGTATGGAGCATTACCCACCATTGATGAAGCTGTGAAAATCGCTTTGTTGTTTGCCAATTATGGGAAACATGGAGAAAAACAGATTTTGCACGAAAATAGGGTAAAGGAGGTTTTTGGACAGACGCCCTGGAAAGGATACAGCACTGACAATGATTACCGCGGAACTGGCTACCGGCATGCATTCTGGTCGAAAGAGATTAAAACAAAGACAAGGCAAGGAAATATAATGGTCACCTTTATGCTGGGGTTTGGAGAAAACTATATTGTATTTTTATCCGACAACACTGTTATTTTCAGATTCTTAGATGAGCATGATCTGGATATTGACGAATTGATAAGAGATGTGGTGACCCTGAAGTCTCCGGTTCCATAG
- a CDS encoding alpha/beta hydrolase-fold protein has protein sequence MKTKIFFLLVFLFSASIIPAQRTDTLSFYSEAFGEQRTVYIHKPGFYKYKSGSVKLPVIFLLDGQHEWFINPILSDIKYLQYTHEIPNALVVVVPHKNRNDECGFSGLQPGMPLDIFITEELTRALTKYNPGEIRIIAGHSFSASFALYAYLMHPGFYTAVMAHTPLHELESLVEALGKTGQADKDRIFISTGGIAGDKDYHHRKKYDQLKSSYPDFFSDIVTFEADYSAHNAVPIVATPVFLTRIFERFRGRYAGIAKTDDEYKLIDIPETAEAEIDKVLEASVIGDYFYPPGIAEINGIASRYAYNGYNSQALEIYRLGITYYPDYYEFYLSLYELTYGQDSEQAREYLNRAEYLLKTVETGWDGKNALLDEIRIEKVKHGWE, from the coding sequence ATGAAAACTAAAATCTTCTTTTTACTTGTATTTCTTTTCTCTGCATCAATCATACCGGCGCAGCGAACGGATACGCTTTCGTTTTATTCGGAAGCATTTGGTGAACAAAGGACCGTGTACATCCACAAGCCCGGTTTTTACAAGTACAAATCCGGTTCCGTTAAACTTCCCGTGATTTTCTTGCTTGATGGTCAGCATGAGTGGTTTATCAATCCCATACTCTCTGACATTAAGTATTTACAGTACACCCACGAAATCCCAAATGCACTGGTTGTCGTTGTTCCGCATAAAAACCGGAACGATGAATGCGGGTTTTCCGGACTGCAACCGGGCATGCCGCTGGATATCTTTATCACGGAAGAACTTACCCGGGCGTTGACAAAGTACAACCCCGGCGAAATCAGGATTATTGCCGGGCACTCATTTTCAGCCTCTTTCGCGCTTTACGCGTATTTAATGCATCCCGGCTTTTATACTGCCGTGATGGCACATACGCCACTCCATGAACTTGAATCGCTGGTGGAGGCTCTCGGAAAAACCGGCCAGGCCGATAAAGACAGGATCTTTATCAGTACAGGCGGCATTGCCGGTGACAAGGATTATCATCACAGAAAAAAGTATGATCAGTTAAAAAGCAGTTATCCTGACTTCTTTAGTGACATTGTTACCTTCGAAGCTGATTATTCCGCGCACAACGCGGTACCCATCGTGGCAACACCGGTTTTCCTGACCCGGATCTTCGAAAGATTCAGGGGCAGGTATGCCGGAATCGCGAAGACAGATGATGAGTATAAGCTGATTGATATTCCCGAAACGGCTGAAGCGGAAATAGATAAAGTCCTCGAAGCTTCGGTTATTGGCGATTATTTTTATCCGCCCGGAATTGCGGAAATCAATGGCATTGCCTCCCGTTACGCGTATAACGGCTATAACAGCCAGGCGCTGGAAATCTACCGGCTGGGTATAACATACTATCCGGATTATTATGAGTTTTATCTCTCACTTTACGAACTGACATACGGTCAGGATAGTGAACAAGCCCGGGAGTACCTGAACCGGGCGGAATACCTTTTAAAAACCGTTGAAACCGGATGGGACGGAAAAAATGCCCTGCTTGATGAGATCAGGATCGAAAAAGTTAAACATGGATGGGAGTAA
- a CDS encoding VOC family protein — translation MKNSLAIALLALIFAACKQGSIKNDDMTDQSALNGSNAAINDTTPKVTGIGGIFFFSENVEETKAWYAENLGLEVNEWGSSFEFRNANRPEEINYLQWSPFKQGSSYFEPSKKEFMVNYRVQNIEGLVEKLRQNGVTILDTIETYDYGKFVHIMDADGNKLELWEPVDSVFTAMGLKTTK, via the coding sequence ATGAAAAATTCGTTGGCTATTGCCCTGCTGGCCCTTATATTCGCAGCTTGTAAACAAGGCTCAATAAAAAACGACGATATGACAGATCAATCGGCTCTAAACGGCAGCAATGCTGCTATTAACGATACCACACCGAAAGTTACCGGTATAGGCGGTATTTTCTTTTTTTCTGAGAATGTTGAGGAGACCAAAGCCTGGTATGCGGAAAACCTGGGGCTTGAAGTGAATGAGTGGGGCTCGAGTTTCGAATTCCGCAATGCCAACCGGCCGGAAGAAATCAACTATCTGCAGTGGAGTCCTTTTAAGCAGGGAAGCAGTTATTTTGAGCCCTCCAAAAAAGAGTTTATGGTCAATTACCGGGTGCAGAACATCGAAGGCCTGGTGGAAAAGCTCCGGCAAAACGGCGTCACCATTCTCGATACCATAGAAACCTACGATTACGGTAAATTTGTCCATATCATGGATGCCGACGGTAACAAGCTGGAGTTGTGGGAGCCGGTCGACAGCGTTTTTACCGCCATGGGCCTGAAAACCACCAAATAG
- a CDS encoding YdeI/OmpD-associated family protein: protein MEYNERWAEELSLLSSVIAKAPLEKAIKWGAEVYTYNGKNVVSYGGFRNFFALWFFNGVFLQDKYGVLIAASEGKTKSLRQWRFTSLAEVDEKSILEYISEAIEVEKKGLKIKPEKFQAMAPSPLLAGALKADGNLQAAFSKLSPGKQKEYILYLDEPKQENTKVSRLEKIIPMILKGAGLHDKYKK, encoded by the coding sequence ATGGAATACAACGAACGATGGGCGGAGGAACTTTCGTTGCTGTCATCCGTCATTGCAAAAGCCCCGCTCGAAAAAGCCATCAAATGGGGGGCAGAGGTATACACATACAATGGAAAGAATGTTGTCAGCTATGGCGGTTTCAGGAACTTTTTTGCACTTTGGTTTTTCAATGGCGTATTCCTTCAGGATAAATACGGGGTACTGATTGCCGCATCAGAGGGAAAAACCAAATCGTTGCGTCAGTGGCGTTTCACCTCCCTGGCAGAAGTGGATGAAAAAAGCATTCTTGAATACATTTCCGAAGCTATTGAAGTGGAAAAGAAAGGCCTGAAAATAAAGCCTGAGAAGTTTCAGGCGATGGCGCCGTCGCCGTTGCTTGCCGGTGCCCTCAAAGCCGATGGAAATCTGCAGGCTGCATTCAGTAAGTTAAGCCCGGGAAAGCAGAAGGAATATATACTTTATCTGGATGAACCAAAGCAGGAAAACACCAAAGTCAGCCGGCTGGAGAAAATAATCCCGATGATTTTAAAGGGCGCGGGTTTGCATGATAAATACAAAAAATAG
- a CDS encoding VOC family protein translates to MNKTIYPCLWFNNNAREAAGYYKDVFEDVNILSENQLVLMFEIYGVKFMGLNGGEMFRPNPAVSYFVYCGGDDAKIERLYASLSKDGRVMMPLEKYDWSAKYAWVEDRFGISWQLDIDAINNPQKIVPALLFANDKRAKVGEALSYYTSIFDDSRHIISFPIPSGSSMPDGALMFTQFRLKDLIFNALSGGEPVHEFDFCEGNSFVIECETQKEIDHYWSRFAEEGMESMCGWVRDKYGVWWQVIPSMLESLIVNSGKGQQVGQALRQMKKIELDVLINAAQ, encoded by the coding sequence ATGAACAAGACGATATATCCCTGCCTCTGGTTTAACAACAATGCGAGGGAAGCCGCTGGTTATTACAAGGATGTTTTTGAGGATGTGAACATCCTCTCAGAAAACCAGCTGGTGCTGATGTTTGAGATTTATGGAGTGAAATTTATGGGCCTGAACGGCGGAGAGATGTTCCGGCCCAATCCTGCCGTATCTTATTTCGTTTATTGCGGTGGCGATGATGCTAAGATTGAGCGTCTTTATGCCAGTCTCAGTAAGGACGGACGGGTGATGATGCCCCTGGAAAAATATGATTGGAGCGCGAAATATGCCTGGGTGGAGGACAGGTTTGGCATCAGCTGGCAACTGGATATAGATGCGATCAACAATCCGCAGAAGATCGTTCCCGCCCTGCTTTTTGCCAATGATAAAAGGGCAAAGGTGGGGGAGGCATTGAGTTATTATACTTCCATATTTGATGACAGCAGGCACATTATAAGTTTCCCGATTCCTTCCGGGAGCAGTATGCCTGATGGCGCCCTGATGTTTACCCAATTCAGGCTGAAAGATTTAATTTTTAACGCTTTAAGCGGAGGTGAGCCGGTACATGAATTTGATTTCTGCGAAGGCAATTCCTTTGTAATTGAATGCGAAACCCAGAAGGAAATTGACCACTACTGGAGTCGGTTTGCTGAAGAAGGGATGGAGAGCATGTGTGGTTGGGTCAGGGATAAATACGGTGTATGGTGGCAGGTAATTCCATCCATGCTTGAATCCCTGATCGTGAACTCAGGAAAAGGTCAGCAGGTAGGGCAGGCCTTGCGCCAAATGAAAAAGATTGAACTGGACGTACTTATAAATGCAGCACAATAA
- a CDS encoding DUF4199 domain-containing protein, producing the protein MKNLKIEIKWAVIFSLMSLLWMLLEKVTGLHGRYIDYHIYLTNLFAIPAIIVMVLALKDKKKNFYDGRITYLQGLVSGIIISVMIAVISPLTQWITTYVITPEYFPNVIKRSVELGYYNTIAEAEANFNYLNYVKQGAIGGLIMGTVTTAIAMIFIYTRNRKSS; encoded by the coding sequence ATGAAAAACCTGAAAATTGAAATCAAGTGGGCCGTTATTTTTTCGCTGATGTCACTGCTCTGGATGCTTCTGGAGAAAGTCACCGGACTTCATGGCAGGTATATCGATTATCATATTTATCTCACAAACCTTTTTGCCATTCCTGCTATCATTGTGATGGTGCTGGCGCTGAAGGATAAAAAGAAGAACTTCTACGACGGTCGTATCACCTACCTCCAGGGGCTGGTTTCAGGTATTATTATATCGGTGATGATTGCCGTGATCAGTCCGCTCACGCAGTGGATCACCACCTATGTAATCACACCTGAGTATTTCCCGAATGTCATCAAGCGATCGGTGGAACTGGGCTATTACAACACCATTGCCGAAGCTGAAGCAAATTTCAATTACCTGAATTATGTAAAACAGGGAGCTATCGGAGGGTTGATCATGGGGACCGTAACCACCGCAATCGCGATGATTTTTATTTATACACGGAACAGAAAAAGTTCGTGA
- a CDS encoding ABC transporter permease, whose product MQHFFRHTFRLYIRNPFYTIINVTGLAIGLAAGIAILAYIYGELSFDRFHTNRHDIYRVNMTAVSPDGSFGSCTIPAAVGPSLQEQFPGIVSVTRTTQPQESFFEAGGKITEISKVCYADSGFFRDFSFVLEEGDITTALSGIFSVVLTRSSARKLFGDEPAIGKVLKMNNRDQFTVTGIAGDPPYNSSLQFDALISFSTLYQDKSLYMDWNGGNQYITFIRTQPGFSIASLESALPAFLDEKINRSIRESGWQYKLGFEPLSNIHLHSLVNDGSGGNLSNIRIFSGIALLILLIACFNFTSLATARAMIRNRETGIRKVAGASRRMLIRQFIAEALVLSFTALLLALFIIELIRPWYSAVTGNPLALYAAGGMPLMLGIILLVVFAGVLAGAYPAFYLASFKPVDVLKGGSGSVKVRAMLPKVLVVIQFAISAGLVASLLLMFGQIRYISSFDKGYRSDNLLVVRVSDENDKNMPAFAGNSLGSLPFVESWTAVSSPPGAGVPANGYLPDGRDEVVMINVLGIDSAFLKTMGIRLIAGRNLTSGNDSISCLVNESYAQRYGVTPGSIHHIRRSAKHPVIGVVQDFNFHPVYTGVEPLIFTTRPEEGFNALLIRVNSDLQSAGAGLENEWQKHFPGEPFVCYPLDTYIAGTYQHINRFAQLFSGFTILAIVVACMGLLGLSAVILQQRRRQFGIRRILGASPFSLTLRETAGFSLLVMIGNLLAVVPVWLFMSEWLADFAYHINITAGTFLLTAAITLLVAFLTIAWQSWSASKLNPVEVIKYE is encoded by the coding sequence ATGCAGCATTTTTTCAGGCATACATTCAGGCTCTATATCCGGAATCCTTTTTATACCATTATCAACGTAACAGGTCTTGCGATAGGCCTTGCAGCGGGAATTGCCATACTGGCCTACATTTACGGCGAGCTGAGTTTCGACAGGTTTCATACTAACCGGCATGATATTTACCGGGTAAATATGACAGCCGTCAGTCCTGACGGGTCATTCGGTTCCTGCACCATCCCTGCGGCCGTTGGTCCATCGCTTCAGGAACAGTTTCCCGGGATAGTATCAGTTACGCGGACAACTCAACCGCAAGAATCTTTTTTCGAAGCCGGCGGGAAAATCACTGAAATTTCAAAAGTTTGCTATGCCGATTCCGGATTTTTCAGGGACTTCTCGTTCGTGCTGGAGGAAGGCGATATTACCACAGCGCTTTCCGGAATATTCAGTGTCGTGCTTACCCGTTCTTCAGCCCGCAAGCTCTTCGGCGATGAACCTGCCATTGGTAAAGTTTTGAAGATGAACAACAGGGATCAGTTTACGGTGACCGGAATAGCCGGAGACCCGCCATATAACTCCTCACTGCAGTTTGATGCCCTGATTTCATTTTCAACATTGTATCAGGATAAGTCATTGTACATGGACTGGAACGGGGGAAACCAGTACATCACTTTTATCAGGACGCAGCCCGGCTTCAGCATCGCAAGCCTTGAATCGGCCCTGCCCGCATTCCTTGATGAGAAGATCAACAGAAGTATCAGGGAATCAGGTTGGCAGTATAAGCTTGGTTTTGAGCCGCTCAGCAACATCCATCTGCATTCGCTTGTAAACGATGGAAGCGGTGGAAACCTTAGTAATATCAGGATATTTTCTGGCATCGCCCTGCTGATCCTGCTGATTGCCTGTTTTAATTTTACCAGCCTGGCGACTGCCCGGGCCATGATCCGGAACAGGGAAACGGGCATCCGCAAAGTGGCCGGAGCGTCACGGCGCATGCTGATCAGGCAGTTTATAGCCGAAGCGCTGGTGCTGAGTTTTACAGCTTTGCTGCTCGCGCTTTTTATCATCGAACTGATACGTCCCTGGTATTCGGCCGTTACAGGAAATCCCCTCGCGCTTTATGCGGCCGGCGGGATGCCGCTGATGCTTGGGATAATCCTGCTGGTGGTGTTCGCCGGAGTGCTTGCAGGCGCTTATCCCGCCTTTTACCTTGCATCCTTTAAACCGGTGGATGTGCTCAAGGGAGGATCCGGTTCGGTAAAAGTCAGGGCAATGCTGCCCAAAGTGCTGGTTGTGATTCAGTTTGCCATATCGGCCGGATTGGTGGCTTCCCTCTTGCTGATGTTCGGTCAGATTCGCTATATCAGCAGTTTCGACAAGGGATATCGCTCCGACAACCTGCTTGTTGTGCGCGTTTCAGATGAAAATGATAAAAACATGCCTGCATTTGCCGGCAATTCGCTGGGCAGCTTGCCGTTTGTCGAAAGCTGGACGGCGGTATCAAGTCCACCGGGCGCAGGGGTTCCAGCCAACGGATATCTGCCTGATGGCAGGGACGAAGTGGTCATGATCAATGTGCTGGGCATCGATTCAGCCTTTCTGAAAACAATGGGGATCAGGCTGATCGCCGGAAGGAACCTGACTTCTGGCAACGACAGCATTTCCTGCCTGGTAAATGAAAGCTACGCGCAGCGCTATGGAGTTACCCCGGGCAGCATACATCATATCAGGCGAAGTGCCAAACACCCTGTTATCGGGGTAGTGCAGGATTTTAACTTTCACCCTGTCTATACCGGGGTAGAGCCACTGATCTTTACTACCCGCCCGGAGGAAGGTTTCAACGCCTTGCTGATCAGGGTGAATTCCGATCTTCAAAGCGCCGGGGCAGGCCTTGAAAATGAATGGCAAAAGCACTTCCCGGGAGAACCTTTCGTTTGCTACCCGCTTGATACATACATAGCCGGCACTTATCAGCATATCAACCGCTTCGCGCAATTGTTCTCCGGTTTCACCATTCTGGCCATTGTTGTGGCCTGTATGGGACTACTGGGGCTTTCGGCTGTAATCCTGCAGCAACGGCGCAGGCAGTTCGGCATCAGGCGGATTCTGGGCGCATCACCCTTCAGCCTGACCCTCAGGGAAACAGCGGGTTTCTCGCTGCTGGTAATGATAGGAAATTTGCTGGCCGTTGTTCCGGTGTGGTTGTTTATGTCAGAGTGGCTTGCTGATTTTGCCTATCACATCAATATCACCGCCGGAACTTTTCTCCTTACAGCTGCGATCACCCTGCTGGTGGCTTTTCTGACCATCGCCTGGCAGTCCTGGTCGGCATCGAAACTGAATCCGGTGGAAGTGATCAAATACGAATGA